GAAGGCGTCCTCATCGGACTCGTACCGATACACCATGCGAGATAGAGTAGGGCCGATTGTCCCTTTCAGGGGGAATATCGGGAAATTCCGGCAGAGTGGCGTGCGCCGACGGCCCCTCGCCCGGCCGGTGCGAGAATGCCGGCGTGACCGGCGACCACTACTTCACCGCTGAACCCGCCACCCCGGCCCGCCCGCGCGAGGTCGAGTTCTCCGTCGCCGGGCGCGACTACGCCCTCAGCTCGGCCAGCGGCGTCTTCTCCGCCGACCGGCTCGACCCCGGCACCGCCGTGCTGCTGCGCAAGGCCGACCTGCCGGGCCCCGACGTCACCGGCCCGCTGCTCGACATCGGCTGCGGTTTCGGCCCGATCACCTGCGTCCTGGCCACCGTCGCGCCGACCGCCACCGTCTGGGCGGTCGACGTCAACGAACGGGCCCGCGCCCTCACCACCGCCAACGCCGACCGGATCGGCGCCGCCGACCGGGTCCGGGCCGTCGCCCCCGACCAACTGCCGCCGGACGTCACGTTCGCCCAGATCTGGTCCAACCCGCCGATCCACATCGGCAAGGCGGAACTGCACGACCTGCTGTTGCGCTGGCTGCCTCGGCTCACCCCGGACGGCGTGGCCTGGCTGGTCGTCGCCCGCCACCTCGGCGGCGACTCGCTGCACCGCTGGCTCGTCGAGCAGGGATGGCGGGTCGAGCGGCACGCCAGCCAGAAGGGCTACCGGGTGCTCCGGGTCACCCGGTAATCGGGTGTCGCCCGCACCACTGCCTCGGGCAGGATGCCCGGGTGGGATACGTGGACGTGGCAGGGGTCGGGCACATCCTCCCGGACGGGCGGCAGCTGTTCGGCGAGGTGTCGTTCCGGGTCGGTGAGGGCGCCAAGGTGGCGCTCGTCGGCCCCAACGGCGCCGGCAAGACGACCCTGCTCCGGATGGTCGCCGGCGACCTGCCGGTGCGCAGCGGCGCGATCGCCCGCTCCGGCGGCCTGGGCGTGATGCGGCAGTTCATCGGCATGATCGGCGACGAGTCGACACTCGCCGACCTGGCCCTGTCGCTCGCCCCGCCGGCGCTGCGCGACGCCGGGCGCCGGCTCGTCGAGACCGAGGCGGCCATGCGCACGGCCGAGGTCCGCGGCAAGTACAGCTCCGCCGCCGGCAAGGCCCAGCTCGCGTACGCCGACGCGCTCGCCGCCTGGGGTGAGAGCGGCGGGTACGACGCCGAGGTGCTCTTCGACACCGTCACCACGATCGTGCTGGACCTGCCGTGGGACGACGCCCGCGACCGGCCGGTCCGGACCCTCTCCGGCGGCCAGCAGAAACGCTTCGCCCTGGAGCTGCTGCTACGCGGCCCGGACGAGGTGCTGCTGCTCGACGAGCCGGACAACTTCCTCGACGTGCCGGGCAAACGCTGGCTGGAGGCCCGGCTGCGCGAATCCGGCAAGTCGGTGCTCTACGTCTCGCACGACCGGGAGTTGCTGGCCCAGACCGCCGACCGGGTGGTGGCCGTGGAGGGCGGCAGCGCGTGGGTGCACCCCGGCGGCTTCGCGAGCTGGCACGAGGCGCGGGTGGCCCGGCACGCCCGCCTCGACGAGCTGCGCCGGCGCTGGGACGAGGAACACCAGAAGCTGCGCGAGCTGATGCTGATGTACAAGCAGAAGGCCGCGTACAACGACGGGCTGGCCTCCCGCTACCAGGCCGCGCAGACCCGGTTGCGCAAGTTCGAGGAGGCCGGGCCGCCGCCCGTACCCCCGAAGGACCAGGACATCCGGATGCGGCTGACCGGCGGGCGGACCGGCAAGCGCGCGGTGATCGCCGAGCAGCTCGAGCTGGACGGCCTGACCTATCCCTTCGACCTGGAGATCTGGTACGGCGACCGGGTCGCGGTGCTCGGCGCGAACGGGACCGGCAAGTCGCACTTCCTGCGGTTGCTGGCCCGCGGTGGCACCGACCCCGACCCGGGCAACACCCCCGTCGACGGCGCCGCCGCGCTCACGCCTGTCGCGCACGACGGTGTGGTCCGGCTCGGCGCCCGGGTCCGGCCCGGGCACTTCTCGCAGACCCACGACCGGCCGGAACTGATGGAGAAGACGCTCGTCGAGATCCTGTGGCGGGGCGACGAGCACCGGGCCGGCATGGACCGGCACGCGGCCATGGGGGTGTTGTCCCGCTACGAGCTGGCCGGGCAGGGCGACCAGCGGTTCGGCACGCTCTCCGGCGGCCAGCAGGCCCGCTTCCTGGTGCTGCTGCTGGAGCTGTCCGGGGCCACGCTGCTGCTGCTCGACGAGCCGACCGACAACCTCGACCTGGCCTCCGCCGAGGCGCTTGAAGCCGGCCTGACCGCGTTCGACGGCACGGTGATCGCGGTCACCCACGACAGGTGGTTCACCCGCACCTTCGACCGGTTCGTGCTGTTCCGCGGCGACGGGGACGTGGTGGAGACGCCGGAGCCGGTCTGGGACGTCGGGTGATCGACGCCGAGCTGGTCGACCGGCTCTGCGCGGTCGACGGCGTGGTCGCGGTGGCGCTCGGCGGCAGCCGGGCCCGCGGCGACCACCGGCCCGACTCCGACTGGGACGTCGGCCTCTACTACCGGGGTACGCCGGACGTGGCCGGGCTGCGGGCGGTCGCCGCCTCGATCGCCGACGGCCCGGCGGACCTCACCGCGCCCGGCGGCTGGGGGCCGTGGGTGGACGGCGGTGGCTGGCTGCGCGTCGGCGGGGTCGCGGTGGACTGGATCTACCGTGACCTGGACCGGGTACGCCAGGTCTGGGCCGACTGCCGGGCCGGCCGCTACACGGTGGCGACGCAGGCCGGGCACCCGCTCGGGTTCTACTCCCACGCGTACGCCGGGGAGGTGGCGCTCGGCCGGGTGCTCGGCGACCCGACCGGCGAGCTGACCGCGCTGCGGGCCGAGACCGTCGACTACCCACCGGCGCTCGGCGCGGCGCTTCTGGCCGGCGGATGGGAGACCGGCCTGCTGCTGGACGCCGCGGCCAAGGGCGCGACCTCCGGCGACGCCGGGTACGTGGCCGGCTGCCTGTTCCGGGCGGTCGGCGTGCTGGCACAGGCGCTGCACGGGCGGGCCGGCCGGTGGCTGGTCAACGAGAAAGGCATGATCACCTCCGCCGGCCGGTTGCCCGGTGCGCCGCCGGAGTTCGCCGGACGCGCGCAGGCGCTGCTCGGCGCGGTGGGGCGTACCCCGGCGGAGCTGTCGGCGACGGTGGCCGACGCCCGCGCGTTGGCTGTCGACGTGCTCGGCTGAGCCGCCGTCGCCGGCCGGTGTGGGCCGGTGGCGCGGAATGGGCCGGTGGTGCGGGGTGGGCCGGTGGTGCGCTGTCGGGCCGGCGTTCCGGCGTCGGCCGGCGGGCTGGTGTGGCCGGTGGTGTCGGCGGGCGGGCTGGTGGGCCGGGGGCTGGCGGGGCT
The genomic region above belongs to Micromonospora sp. WMMD1128 and contains:
- a CDS encoding nucleotidyltransferase domain-containing protein, which encodes MIDAELVDRLCAVDGVVAVALGGSRARGDHRPDSDWDVGLYYRGTPDVAGLRAVAASIADGPADLTAPGGWGPWVDGGGWLRVGGVAVDWIYRDLDRVRQVWADCRAGRYTVATQAGHPLGFYSHAYAGEVALGRVLGDPTGELTALRAETVDYPPALGAALLAGGWETGLLLDAAAKGATSGDAGYVAGCLFRAVGVLAQALHGRAGRWLVNEKGMITSAGRLPGAPPEFAGRAQALLGAVGRTPAELSATVADARALAVDVLG
- a CDS encoding ATP-binding cassette domain-containing protein; translation: MGYVDVAGVGHILPDGRQLFGEVSFRVGEGAKVALVGPNGAGKTTLLRMVAGDLPVRSGAIARSGGLGVMRQFIGMIGDESTLADLALSLAPPALRDAGRRLVETEAAMRTAEVRGKYSSAAGKAQLAYADALAAWGESGGYDAEVLFDTVTTIVLDLPWDDARDRPVRTLSGGQQKRFALELLLRGPDEVLLLDEPDNFLDVPGKRWLEARLRESGKSVLYVSHDRELLAQTADRVVAVEGGSAWVHPGGFASWHEARVARHARLDELRRRWDEEHQKLRELMLMYKQKAAYNDGLASRYQAAQTRLRKFEEAGPPPVPPKDQDIRMRLTGGRTGKRAVIAEQLELDGLTYPFDLEIWYGDRVAVLGANGTGKSHFLRLLARGGTDPDPGNTPVDGAAALTPVAHDGVVRLGARVRPGHFSQTHDRPELMEKTLVEILWRGDEHRAGMDRHAAMGVLSRYELAGQGDQRFGTLSGGQQARFLVLLLELSGATLLLLDEPTDNLDLASAEALEAGLTAFDGTVIAVTHDRWFTRTFDRFVLFRGDGDVVETPEPVWDVG
- a CDS encoding methyltransferase — protein: MTGDHYFTAEPATPARPREVEFSVAGRDYALSSASGVFSADRLDPGTAVLLRKADLPGPDVTGPLLDIGCGFGPITCVLATVAPTATVWAVDVNERARALTTANADRIGAADRVRAVAPDQLPPDVTFAQIWSNPPIHIGKAELHDLLLRWLPRLTPDGVAWLVVARHLGGDSLHRWLVEQGWRVERHASQKGYRVLRVTR